In Gibberella moniliformis mitochondrion, complete genome, a genomic segment contains:
- the cox3 gene encoding cytochrome c oxidase subunit 3 translates to MTNLIRSNFQDHPFHLVSPSPWPLYTSIALFAVTVNGALSMHLFNNSYIVFYLSLITLVASMSFWFRDIIAEGTYLGNHTLAVQKGLNLGVILFIVSEGLFFVAIFWAFFHSALTPTVELGAQWPPMGIEPVNPFELPLLNTVILLSSGATITYAHHSLIKGERRGALYGSIFTVLLALIFTFFQGVEYSVSSFTISDGVFGTCFFFGTGFHGLHVIIGTIFLSVALWRIYSYHLTDHHHLGYEAGILYWHFVDVVWLFLYVSMYYWGS, encoded by the coding sequence ATGACAAATTTAATAAGAAGTAATTTTCAGGATCATCCCTTCCATTTAGTGTCACCGTCTCCTTGACCGCTGTATACAAGTATTGCTTTATTTGCAGTAACAGTGAACGGAGCATTATCAATGCACTTATTTAATAATAGCTATATAGTGTTTTACTTATCATTAATAACATTAGTAGCATCTATGTCTTTCTGATTTAGAGATATAATAGCAGAGGGTACATATTTAGGAAATCATACATTAGCAGTGCAAAAGGGGTTAAATCTAGGAGTAATACTATTTATAGTATCTGAAGGTTTATTTTTTGTAGCTATCTTTTGAGCATTCTTTCATAGTGCATTAACACCTACTGTAGAATTAGGAGCTCAATGACCACCTATGGGTATAGAACCAGTAAACCCATTTGAATTACCATTACTTAACACAGTAATTTTATTATCTAGTGGAGCAACTATTACTTATGCACACCACTCATTAATAAAAGGAGAAAGAAGAGGAGCTTTATACGGTTCTATCTTTACAGTTCTATTAGCTTTAATATTCACTTTTTTCCAAGGGGTAGAATATAGCGTTTCTTCCTTTACTATTAGTGACGGTGTATTTGGAACATGTTTCTTCTTCGGTACAGGTTTCCACGGATTACATGTTATTATAGGTACAATATTCTTATCAGTGGCTTTATGAAGAATATATTCATACCATTTAACAGATCATCACCATCTTGGTTATGAAGCTGGAATATTATACTGACATTTCGTGGATGTAGTCTGACTTTTCTTATATGTATCTATGTATTATTGAGGTTCTTAA